A single Uloborus diversus isolate 005 chromosome 7, Udiv.v.3.1, whole genome shotgun sequence DNA region contains:
- the LOC129225979 gene encoding alpha-ketoglutarate-dependent dioxygenase alkB homolog 4-like isoform X2, with protein sequence MASVKPCGCKGIRTCLLCEEEESIQNYIEQDSEVFTFCSKCELCWPNCPSVDNPPVYLGKFKLYEEFLSIEEEERIVCAIDEIPWMLSQSGRKKQDFGPKVNFKKKKGKVGDFRGFPYFSRLIVDRMQLLPELVDFQPIELCNLEYSPERGSAIDPHIDDSWIWGERLVTVNLVSNTVLTLTPANSKFCKCDLELKHHYLYEDILNSKMDTISINTSENFPTNPNKITFCEYMKTHMLGSNDSIISSKFQIQAMCNNFRCTEKKTTPSICINLPPRSLLVLAGCARHNWYHEIKRQDIKSRRLAMTFRELANDFITNDVESKFAKELLNISKIFCNFS encoded by the exons GATTCAGAAGTTTTTACTTTCTGCTCAAAATGTGAACTGTGCTGGCCTAATTGTCCTTCTGTAGACAATCCACCTGTTTATTTGGGAAAATTTAAACTGTATGAAGAGTTTTTAAGCATTGAAGAAGAAGAACGTATTGTTTGTGCAATAGATGAAATTCCGTGGATGCTTTCCCAATCTGGTAGAAAAAAGCAG GATTTTGGaccaaaagtaaattttaaaaagaagaaaggaaaagtTGGTGATTTTAGGGGATTTCCGTACTTTTCCAGGCTGATTGTAGATAGAATGCAACTCCTACCTGAACTTGTTGATTTTCAGCCCATTGAACTTTGTAATTTGGAATATTCTCCAGAGAGGGGTTCAGCAATAGATCCACACATAGATGATTCTTGGATTTGGGGAGAGAGATTAGTAACTGTTAATCTGGTGTCAAATACTGTTCTTACGCTTACGCCTGCAAATTCTAAGTTCTGCAAATGTGATTTAGAATTAAAGCATCACTATCTATATGAAGACATACTCAATTCTAAAATGGATACCATCTCTATTAACACATCAGAAAACTTTCCTACAAAtccaaataaaataacattttgtgAATACATGAAAACTCATATGTTAGGGTCTAATGACTCCATAATCAGTTCTAAGTTTCAGATTCAGGCTATGTGTAATAATTTTCGATGTACTGAGAAAAAAACAACACCTTCTATCTGTATTAATCTTCCACCTCGCTCGTTATTAGTACTTGCTGGTTGTGCGAGGCACAATTGGTATCATGAAATTAAAAGACAAGATATCAAATCACGTAGATTAGCAATGACTTTTCGAGAACTTGCAAATGATTTTATTACTAATGATGTTGAATCCAAATTTGCAAAAGAACTGTTGAACATTTCTAAGATATTCTGTAATTTTAGTTGA